From the genome of Actinomycetota bacterium, one region includes:
- a CDS encoding cupin domain-containing protein yields MMEQGTIGTGPAEVPDPGESSFDPAAYADELAAAPDNHELGTSLWFENERIRVFEVRLEPGQRGPFHVHDRTYFWTVVEPGRGLQRFADGRFVVRDYELGETKYLVHSPEDALVHDLENVGATTLRFVTVELKG; encoded by the coding sequence ATGATGGAACAGGGCACGATCGGGACGGGACCCGCCGAGGTGCCGGACCCGGGGGAGAGCTCGTTCGATCCCGCCGCGTACGCGGATGAGCTCGCCGCGGCGCCGGACAACCACGAGCTGGGCACGTCGCTCTGGTTCGAGAACGAGCGGATCCGGGTGTTCGAGGTCCGTCTCGAGCCGGGTCAGCGCGGCCCCTTTCACGTCCACGACCGAACCTACTTCTGGACCGTGGTGGAACCGGGGAGAGGGCTGCAGCGCTTCGCCGACGGCAGGTTCGTCGTCCGCGACTACGAGCTCGGGGAGACGAAGTATCTGGTGCATTCCCCCGAGGACGCGCTCGTCCACGACCTGGAGAACGTCGGCGCGACGACGTTGCGCTTCGTCACGGTCGAGCTGAAGGGCTAG
- a CDS encoding RidA family protein, producing MKRHDPDGVAGPFASYSHGIELDEPVRFLFGAGQVGVDAQGRIGEGIEEQATLVWRNIETVLGDADMRIDHIVQLTMLLLHREDYAAAREVRERALGEHRPASTLIYVNGLANPRWLIEIDFVAAAPR from the coding sequence ATGAAGCGCCATGATCCGGACGGTGTCGCCGGTCCGTTCGCGAGTTACTCGCACGGGATCGAGCTCGACGAGCCGGTGCGGTTCCTGTTCGGCGCCGGCCAGGTCGGCGTCGACGCACAGGGCAGGATCGGCGAGGGTATCGAGGAACAGGCCACGCTCGTCTGGCGGAACATCGAGACGGTCCTCGGCGACGCCGACATGCGCATCGACCACATCGTGCAGCTCACGATGCTGCTGCTGCATCGCGAAGACTATGCGGCCGCCCGGGAGGTGCGCGAACGAGCCCTGGGCGAGCATCGGCCCGCGTCGACCCTCATCTACGTGAACGGTCTCGCGAACCCGCGGTGGCTGATCGAGATCGACTTCGTCGCCGCGGCGCCACGATGA
- a CDS encoding Gfo/Idh/MocA family oxidoreductase encodes MTAASAPVRLGVVGLGWFGGVLAESARATGVAEVVACFARSPEARATFARAHGCREAESDEALLGAPDVDAVMLATPHSTHADMIERAADAGKHVFVEKPLALTVADAERAVAATAAAGVVLQVGHNRRRQPANRAIASMIERGELGTVLHLEGTYSVPGGHKPDLPAWRSDPAECPAGSMTALGVHTVDTFAAWVGRASRVAAFTARIAAMTPLDEATTVMIEYASGQLGTISTSYFTPAMNTVAVFGTERAVWNEEDGTRLFVQARGEPSRTEQPVETLDTITDEIAEFARCITDGDVPETGGPAGLEVAAVLEGIVRSASSGCAVELDDLRAIP; translated from the coding sequence TTGACCGCGGCATCTGCGCCCGTGCGCCTGGGCGTCGTCGGCCTCGGATGGTTCGGCGGCGTGCTGGCCGAGAGCGCCCGCGCGACCGGCGTGGCCGAGGTGGTCGCCTGCTTCGCACGCTCACCCGAGGCGCGGGCCACGTTCGCACGCGCGCACGGCTGTCGCGAGGCAGAGAGCGACGAGGCGCTGCTCGGGGCCCCGGACGTCGACGCGGTCATGCTCGCGACCCCGCATTCGACCCACGCCGACATGATCGAGCGAGCTGCCGACGCCGGGAAGCATGTCTTCGTCGAGAAGCCCCTCGCGCTGACGGTCGCCGATGCCGAGCGGGCGGTCGCCGCCACCGCGGCGGCGGGCGTCGTGCTTCAGGTGGGACACAATCGCCGGCGGCAGCCGGCCAATCGAGCGATCGCCTCGATGATCGAGCGGGGGGAACTCGGCACGGTCCTGCATCTCGAGGGCACGTACTCGGTGCCCGGCGGCCACAAGCCCGATCTGCCGGCCTGGCGGAGCGACCCGGCTGAATGCCCCGCCGGCAGCATGACGGCGCTCGGGGTCCATACCGTCGACACGTTCGCCGCATGGGTCGGCCGGGCGTCGCGGGTCGCGGCCTTCACGGCGCGGATCGCCGCGATGACGCCCCTCGACGAGGCGACCACCGTGATGATCGAGTACGCCTCGGGCCAGCTCGGCACGATCAGCACGTCGTACTTCACGCCGGCGATGAACACCGTCGCCGTGTTCGGCACCGAGCGGGCGGTCTGGAACGAAGAGGACGGCACGCGGCTGTTCGTGCAGGCCCGAGGGGAACCGTCGCGGACCGAGCAGCCGGTCGAGACCCTCGACACCATCACGGACGAGATCGCGGAGTTCGCTCGCTGCATCACCGACGGTGACGTACCGGAGACGGGCGGTCCGGCCGGGCTCGAGGTCGCCGCCGTCCTCGAGGGCATCGTGCGCAGCGCCTCCTCAGGGTGCGCGGTCGAGCTCGACGACCTGCGGGCGATCCCGTGA
- a CDS encoding GntR family transcriptional regulator → MTSTWVDAGEDLERHTAHEFVRERLRRAILRGDLSGGERLIQADLAEMLHVSTTPVREALRDLATEGLITLDRHRGGVVRELNWDDMDEIGQIRRQLEPLAMRLVIERIDEAQIREAERLLQRMSKERDVGDWVELNRAFHLVFHEATGNARLTAIMKGLEESVAVYVAQAQRTHPEMRRLADAGHAALVEAVRARDIDRAVQVMVEHVGMPIEMTEHAERPVR, encoded by the coding sequence ATGACGAGCACGTGGGTAGATGCTGGTGAGGACCTGGAGCGGCATACCGCCCACGAATTCGTTCGTGAACGGCTCCGACGCGCGATCCTGCGCGGCGATCTTTCGGGCGGGGAGCGGCTGATCCAGGCCGACCTCGCCGAGATGCTCCACGTCAGCACGACGCCGGTGCGAGAGGCCCTCCGCGATCTGGCCACCGAGGGCCTCATCACCCTCGATCGCCATCGCGGCGGTGTCGTGCGCGAGCTCAACTGGGACGACATGGACGAGATCGGGCAGATCCGTCGTCAGCTGGAGCCGCTCGCGATGAGGCTCGTGATCGAGCGGATCGACGAGGCTCAGATCCGCGAGGCGGAGCGCCTGCTGCAACGCATGTCGAAGGAACGCGACGTCGGTGACTGGGTCGAGCTGAACCGGGCGTTCCATCTCGTGTTCCACGAGGCCACCGGCAACGCACGGCTGACCGCGATCATGAAGGGGCTCGAGGAGTCCGTCGCGGTGTACGTGGCGCAGGCCCAGCGCACGCATCCGGAGATGCGCCGCCTGGCCGACGCTGGGCACGCCGCGCTCGTGGAGGCGGTCCGCGCCCGCGACATCGACCGGGCGGTGCAGGTGATGGTGGAACACGTCGGGATGCCGATCGAGATGACCGAACACGCCGAGCGGCCGGTTCGTTGA
- a CDS encoding Xaa-Pro peptidase family protein, translating into MGGYARGTSAVDWEDRIDFDRLRRHRVASVQEALRSSDLDALLLWKDENVRYLTSLRAQLIAGKMTSLNGVLLVNGADPVLLCSGGEIDKASMGMSWLAAAHPIPIMEQRELVDGFVTSVLAPLLAEHGVTSARMGVDQVNWSLVESMAAHLPDIEPADGDLLMQRVRLIKSDDEISIIEEACAIGDSVTQRALDGAHAGRRENELAGDAMQTLYHLGGEMAHVITPFVASGEHMSPPHRICTDKIVRNGDLCFIDIGAMWNGYFADIGRTTIVGKPTAMQRRVYRAVYEGLMAGIERMRPGRTNQEVADAVIEKVAEHGFAEHMFSLFIGHGIGMGANEPPYVGETMPGSTVIELRPGMVFAVEPLVWVPDVRGGGGVRIEDMVLVTDDAPRILSRVEYDERLLE; encoded by the coding sequence ATGGGGGGCTACGCGAGGGGCACGTCGGCGGTCGACTGGGAAGACCGGATCGACTTCGACCGGCTCCGGCGTCACCGAGTCGCATCGGTGCAGGAAGCGCTGCGATCCTCCGACCTCGACGCGCTCCTGCTGTGGAAGGACGAGAACGTCCGCTACCTGACGTCGCTCCGCGCCCAGCTGATCGCGGGGAAGATGACGTCCCTCAACGGGGTGCTCCTGGTGAACGGCGCCGACCCGGTGCTGCTGTGTTCGGGCGGCGAGATCGACAAGGCGTCGATGGGCATGTCCTGGCTGGCTGCCGCGCATCCGATCCCGATCATGGAGCAACGCGAGCTCGTCGACGGCTTCGTCACCTCGGTACTTGCGCCGCTGTTGGCCGAGCACGGGGTCACCTCGGCCCGCATGGGCGTCGACCAGGTGAACTGGTCGCTCGTCGAGTCGATGGCCGCCCACCTGCCCGACATCGAACCGGCCGACGGCGATCTCCTGATGCAGCGGGTCCGCCTGATCAAGTCGGACGATGAGATCTCGATCATCGAGGAAGCCTGCGCGATCGGCGATTCGGTGACCCAGCGCGCACTCGACGGGGCACACGCCGGACGGCGTGAGAACGAGCTCGCTGGCGATGCGATGCAGACCCTGTACCACCTCGGCGGGGAGATGGCCCACGTCATCACCCCCTTCGTCGCCTCCGGGGAGCACATGTCGCCACCCCACCGCATCTGCACGGACAAGATCGTGCGCAACGGGGATCTCTGCTTCATCGACATCGGCGCGATGTGGAACGGGTACTTCGCGGACATCGGCCGAACGACGATCGTGGGGAAGCCGACCGCGATGCAGCGCCGCGTGTATCGCGCCGTCTACGAGGGCCTCATGGCCGGCATCGAGCGGATGCGCCCCGGCCGGACGAACCAGGAGGTCGCCGACGCGGTCATCGAGAAGGTCGCGGAGCACGGGTTCGCCGAGCACATGTTCAGCCTGTTCATCGGCCATGGCATCGGCATGGGCGCGAACGAGCCGCCCTACGTCGGCGAGACGATGCCCGGTTCGACCGTGATCGAGCTGCGTCCCGGCATGGTCTTCGCCGTGGAACCCCTCGTGTGGGTGCCCGACGTGCGGGGCGGGGGCGGCGTGCGGATCGAGGACATGGTCCTGGTCACCGACGACGCCCCCCGGATCCTGTCGCGCGTCGAGTACGACGAGCGCCTGCTCGAGTAG
- a CDS encoding DMT family transporter, protein MTTVRDWAWGTHRRPTEPPVMRRPAVYLVAAATVLALGANWPIMAAGVELVPPLWLAAMRVAGAAAVVTIVLGLARGMQRPARQDRPVVLSVGLAHLALVTGLVFLALEIVAPGRSAIVVYTSALWAVPMAAVVLHEHPTPRRIAGVALGCAGLVLLLEPWSLAWRDARTIAGIAMLLLAAVANAGTSVHVRAHRWAGSPLALMPWQLIVAAVPLTLLAWAIEGPPRVPWEPTTIAIVAYQVVLGSAFGLWGLLTVGRSMPAVTTNLAFMAVPVVGLATSVAFTEEPLTVTVLAALVLVLVGVGIGLWSDRTTVPQVTATP, encoded by the coding sequence GTGACGACCGTCCGCGACTGGGCCTGGGGTACGCACCGGCGGCCGACCGAGCCCCCCGTGATGCGGCGTCCGGCCGTCTATCTCGTGGCCGCCGCCACGGTGCTCGCGCTCGGTGCCAACTGGCCGATCATGGCCGCAGGCGTCGAGCTCGTGCCGCCCCTGTGGCTCGCGGCGATGAGGGTTGCGGGCGCCGCGGCGGTGGTCACCATCGTGCTCGGACTCGCACGCGGCATGCAGCGCCCGGCGAGGCAGGATCGGCCAGTGGTCCTGAGCGTCGGACTGGCCCACCTCGCCCTCGTGACGGGTCTCGTCTTCCTCGCGCTGGAGATCGTGGCGCCCGGCCGGTCGGCGATCGTCGTGTACACGTCGGCGCTCTGGGCCGTGCCGATGGCGGCCGTCGTCCTCCACGAGCATCCCACGCCCCGCAGGATCGCCGGCGTCGCCCTGGGGTGCGCCGGTCTCGTGCTGCTGCTCGAGCCGTGGTCGCTCGCCTGGCGCGACGCCCGCACCATCGCCGGCATCGCGATGCTCCTCCTCGCGGCGGTGGCCAACGCGGGGACCTCGGTGCACGTGCGGGCCCATCGGTGGGCCGGCTCGCCGCTCGCGTTGATGCCGTGGCAGCTGATCGTCGCCGCCGTGCCGCTCACGCTCCTCGCGTGGGCGATCGAGGGGCCACCCCGGGTGCCATGGGAACCGACGACCATCGCGATCGTCGCCTACCAGGTCGTCCTGGGTTCGGCCTTCGGGCTGTGGGGCCTGCTCACGGTCGGGCGGAGCATGCCCGCGGTCACCACGAACCTCGCGTTCATGGCCGTGCCGGTCGTCGGGCTCGCCACGTCGGTCGCGTTCACTGAGGAGCCGCTGACCGTAACGGTCCTCGCGGCGCTCGTGCTGGTGCTCGTGGGCGTCGGGATCGGATTGTGGTCGGACCGGACAACGGTGCCACAGGTCACAGCGACGCCATGA
- a CDS encoding redoxin domain-containing protein, whose translation MSQLGQAAPRVEAVGGSIAAVAVTATFSQMAFAKHLGVSFPLLSDWSRETCGAYGVRYDVWKEHEGLAKRSLFVIDRGGVIRYRWVSEDALVTPDEQEAIDVMASL comes from the coding sequence CTGTCCCAGTTGGGGCAGGCTGCGCCTCGGGTCGAGGCGGTGGGTGGGTCGATCGCGGCCGTGGCGGTCACTGCGACCTTCTCGCAGATGGCGTTCGCGAAGCACCTCGGCGTGTCGTTCCCGTTGCTGTCCGACTGGAGCCGGGAGACGTGCGGAGCCTACGGCGTCCGGTACGACGTGTGGAAGGAGCACGAGGGGCTCGCGAAGCGGTCGCTGTTCGTGATCGATCGTGGGGGGGTGATCCGTTATCGATGGGTGAGCGAGGACGCCCTCGTGACCCCCGACGAGCAGGAAGCGATCGACGTCATGGCGTCGCTGTGA
- a CDS encoding cyclase family protein: protein MSRIVDLSQEIYTGMMVYPGHLKTVLFDHASHEETAPRFDSGFSFQTKGFLMNDNGPTHVDSFSHLDPDPSAQTIDEMPLDLFYGEAVCIDVTGAEPRTDIGVERVEQGLTDAEQEVRRGDIVLFHTGTATKYGGTPEYVREFPGLGADVADWIVARGVKSFGIDTCTPDNPSSRVYPIHMMGRAHHITHYENLTNLDRVVGRRFTFIGLPLKLKGAHGGPTRAVAVLDD, encoded by the coding sequence ATGTCGAGGATCGTCGATCTTTCACAGGAGATCTACACGGGGATGATGGTCTACCCCGGGCACCTGAAGACCGTGCTCTTCGACCACGCGTCGCACGAAGAGACGGCGCCTCGGTTCGACAGTGGGTTCTCGTTCCAGACCAAGGGGTTCCTGATGAACGACAACGGTCCGACCCACGTCGATTCGTTCAGCCACCTCGACCCCGACCCGTCGGCCCAGACGATCGACGAGATGCCGCTCGACCTGTTCTACGGCGAGGCGGTCTGCATCGACGTCACCGGCGCCGAGCCGCGCACCGACATCGGCGTCGAGCGCGTGGAGCAGGGTCTGACCGATGCGGAGCAGGAGGTGCGACGTGGCGACATCGTGCTCTTCCACACGGGCACGGCCACGAAGTACGGGGGCACCCCCGAGTACGTCAGGGAGTTCCCGGGCCTGGGGGCCGATGTCGCCGACTGGATCGTGGCGCGAGGTGTGAAGTCGTTCGGCATCGATACGTGTACGCCCGACAACCCTTCGAGCCGCGTCTACCCGATCCACATGATGGGACGCGCCCACCACATCACCCACTACGAGAACCTCACGAACCTCGATCGCGTGGTGGGGCGCCGGTTCACCTTCATCGGCCTGCCGTTGAAGCTCAAGGGCGCGCACGGCGGCCCGACCCGTGCGGTGGCGGTGCTGGATGACTGA
- a CDS encoding SDR family oxidoreductase, translating to MTVGRPVVVVTGATRGIGRATALAHGRAGADVVLAGRDADGLEATAASLEEIGAGSSCVPTDVTDEAQVDELARRSLERFGRVDALVANSGVGGPSGPLWELGRDEWDATFAVNVTGVFLCARAFLPSMLERGSGAIVVIGSMTGKRPLWGRTPYAASKLALVGLVRTLALETGSLGVRVNLVSPGPVAGERMEWAFEAQAKGRGVSVDQARREMVEQIPIGRLVEPDEVAQAVVSLTIGGNAAITGIDLNVSGGMVTY from the coding sequence ATGACGGTGGGTCGTCCGGTCGTCGTCGTGACGGGTGCGACCAGGGGCATCGGTCGAGCGACCGCACTCGCGCACGGGCGTGCAGGGGCCGACGTGGTGCTGGCCGGGCGCGACGCCGATGGCCTCGAGGCCACCGCGGCGTCGCTCGAGGAGATCGGAGCCGGGTCGTCGTGCGTGCCCACCGACGTCACCGACGAGGCGCAGGTGGACGAGCTCGCCCGTCGATCGCTGGAACGTTTCGGCAGGGTCGATGCGTTGGTCGCCAACAGCGGCGTGGGAGGGCCCTCGGGGCCACTCTGGGAGCTCGGCCGTGACGAGTGGGATGCGACGTTCGCCGTGAACGTCACCGGGGTATTCCTGTGCGCGCGAGCGTTCCTGCCCTCGATGCTCGAGCGGGGGTCGGGTGCGATCGTCGTGATCGGCTCGATGACCGGGAAGCGACCGCTCTGGGGTCGGACCCCGTACGCCGCCAGCAAGCTGGCCCTCGTCGGCCTCGTGCGCACCCTCGCGCTGGAGACTGGATCGTTGGGCGTGCGCGTGAACCTCGTGTCGCCGGGTCCCGTGGCGGGCGAGCGCATGGAGTGGGCGTTCGAAGCCCAGGCGAAGGGCAGGGGTGTCTCGGTCGACCAGGCGCGCCGGGAGATGGTCGAGCAGATCCCGATCGGTCGGCTGGTGGAACCCGACGAGGTGGCGCAGGCCGTGGTCTCGTTGACGATCGGGGGCAACGCGGCGATCACGGGGATCGACCTGAACGTGAGCGGCGGCATGGTGACCTACTGA
- the hisD gene encoding histidinol dehydrogenase, producing the protein MAHYLKERTGVSPEAWEEIRATVSEILSAVEREGEAAVRRYSVRFDGWSPERFRVSQDEILAAQDALSDELREHVAFTQAQVRNFAELQRSTLVDMEWETLPGVTLGQRFLPVASVGAYSPGGLYPLIASAIMTVVTPRVAGVERVVACAPPRDPSGMHPPQLYAMATSGADEIFCIGGVQAFAAMAFGIEDLEPTDMLIGAGNAYVAEAKRQLFGTVGIDLLAGPTEVMVLADDTGDPDLVAADLLGQAEHGPTSPATLITTSERLGREVADAVDRWLEGEWPTKDVAGTAWRDHGAIIVCEDDEEAAQVADEIAPEHLEIHTEDPDQYLKRLGSYGTLFLGTHATVAYSDKSIGTNHVLPTRRAARYTGGLWVGKFLKTVTYQRVSAEGSARVAATAAAISDAELMFGHALTARLRLDPERFPDAMPAIPPDESIR; encoded by the coding sequence GTGGCGCACTACCTCAAGGAACGCACCGGTGTGTCCCCGGAGGCCTGGGAGGAGATCCGGGCGACGGTGAGCGAGATCCTCTCCGCGGTCGAGCGGGAGGGGGAGGCGGCGGTCCGGCGATACTCCGTGCGGTTCGACGGCTGGAGCCCCGAGCGGTTCCGCGTCTCCCAGGACGAGATCCTCGCGGCCCAGGACGCGCTCAGCGACGAGCTCCGAGAGCACGTCGCGTTCACCCAGGCGCAGGTGCGCAACTTCGCCGAGCTTCAGCGCTCCACCCTCGTCGACATGGAGTGGGAGACGCTGCCGGGGGTCACGCTGGGCCAACGGTTCCTGCCGGTGGCATCGGTCGGCGCCTACTCGCCGGGTGGCCTCTACCCGCTGATCGCCTCGGCGATCATGACGGTGGTGACGCCCCGCGTGGCCGGCGTCGAGCGCGTCGTGGCGTGCGCCCCCCCTCGTGATCCGAGCGGGATGCACCCACCGCAGCTCTACGCGATGGCCACCTCCGGGGCCGACGAGATCTTCTGTATCGGCGGCGTGCAGGCGTTCGCGGCGATGGCCTTCGGCATCGAGGATCTCGAGCCCACCGACATGCTGATCGGTGCGGGCAACGCCTACGTCGCCGAGGCGAAACGACAGCTCTTCGGCACGGTGGGCATCGACCTGCTCGCGGGCCCCACCGAGGTCATGGTGCTCGCCGACGACACGGGCGACCCCGACCTCGTGGCCGCCGACCTCCTCGGCCAGGCCGAGCACGGGCCGACCTCGCCGGCGACGCTCATCACGACGTCCGAGCGACTGGGCCGCGAGGTGGCGGACGCCGTGGACCGATGGCTCGAGGGGGAGTGGCCCACGAAGGACGTCGCGGGCACCGCATGGCGCGACCACGGAGCGATCATCGTGTGCGAAGACGACGAGGAAGCCGCTCAGGTCGCCGACGAGATCGCGCCCGAGCACCTGGAGATCCACACCGAGGACCCCGATCAGTACCTGAAGCGGCTGGGCTCCTACGGCACCCTGTTCCTCGGCACCCATGCGACCGTGGCGTATTCCGACAAGTCGATCGGTACGAACCACGTGCTGCCGACCCGCCGGGCAGCCCGCTACACGGGCGGTCTGTGGGTCGGGAAGTTCCTGAAGACGGTCACCTATCAACGGGTCTCGGCCGAGGGTTCCGCGCGGGTCGCGGCGACGGCCGCGGCGATCTCAGATGCGGAGCTGATGTTCGGCCACGCGCTCACCGCGAGGCTCCGCCTCGATCCCGAGCGGTTCCCCGACGCGATGCCGGCGATCCCACCGGACGAGTCGATCCGGTAG
- a CDS encoding alcohol dehydrogenase catalytic domain-containing protein, which yields MVLEGPEHIALRDVETAAPRPGHTAVDVRAVGICGTDLSIFHGSIPVAYPRILGHEIVGVTTSGDLAAGTRVVVDPSVTCGACALCRGGRGNLCTSGWLLGRDRDGGLQETLLVPSPNLHPVPEGVSDTTAPSIQVLSTCVHGQAMADVGSGASVAVIGLGVTGLMHVQLASAAGAVPIVGISRSATKLALGEAMGATVVAADTHDADDVVREVTDGGADVVIECAGTVATLAQAVRIARPGGRILAYGTITEAEGAFPYYQLYYKELAVLSPRAATPQDLEAAVATVAAGAVDLEALVTDRVPLQDVGHAFARGGGPDTLKIVVDVSEAA from the coding sequence ATGGTCTTGGAAGGTCCCGAGCACATCGCGCTACGCGACGTGGAGACCGCGGCGCCCAGGCCCGGGCACACGGCGGTCGATGTCCGCGCCGTCGGCATCTGCGGCACCGACCTCAGCATCTTCCACGGCTCGATCCCGGTGGCCTACCCCAGGATCCTCGGCCACGAGATCGTCGGCGTGACGACGTCCGGCGATCTGGCGGCCGGCACGAGGGTCGTGGTGGATCCCAGCGTCACGTGTGGGGCGTGCGCGCTCTGCCGGGGAGGCAGAGGGAACCTGTGCACGTCGGGCTGGCTGCTCGGACGCGATCGTGACGGAGGGCTGCAGGAGACGCTGCTCGTGCCATCCCCCAATCTGCATCCGGTGCCCGAAGGGGTCTCCGACACGACGGCGCCGTCGATCCAGGTGCTCTCCACGTGCGTGCACGGACAGGCGATGGCCGACGTCGGCTCCGGCGCGTCGGTCGCCGTGATCGGCCTCGGCGTGACCGGGCTGATGCACGTGCAACTGGCGAGCGCGGCGGGTGCTGTGCCGATCGTCGGCATCAGCCGCTCGGCGACCAAGCTCGCCCTCGGTGAGGCGATGGGCGCGACGGTCGTTGCGGCCGACACCCACGACGCCGACGACGTCGTGCGCGAGGTCACGGACGGGGGCGCGGACGTCGTCATCGAGTGTGCCGGCACCGTGGCGACCCTCGCCCAGGCGGTGCGGATCGCTCGGCCCGGCGGTCGCATCCTCGCCTACGGCACGATCACCGAGGCGGAGGGGGCGTTCCCGTACTACCAGCTCTACTACAAGGAGCTCGCGGTGCTGAGCCCGAGGGCGGCCACGCCGCAGGACCTCGAGGCCGCGGTGGCGACGGTCGCCGCGGGCGCTGTCGACCTCGAAGCGCTCGTGACGGACCGGGTGCCCCTGCAAGACGTTGGCCACGCGTTCGCCCGCGGCGGTGGCCCCGACACCCTGAAGATTGTGGTCGACGTCTCTGAGGCGGCGTGA
- a CDS encoding zinc-binding dehydrogenase, with the protein MRAMAVTAYGEPLTPIDVPEPEVPNGYALLEVLACGVCFSDVKTARGQMPYSADLTLPHVPGHEVAGRVLGTNPRGLVPEGRLVTVFHYWPCGRCASCRRGDETLCTRLEAWMGFTHPGGFQERLAVPVDRLIEVPEPIDPVRAAPMSCALGTAYRAVVTRGGVRAGARVAVLGLGGVGIHAAQIAVSAGATVVGFDLHGPTLTAASEVGIDARSSADGSAIEGLLDATDGEGVDVVLDTVGHEPTIALAIRLVREGGRIVGVGYSPTTAISVPTPRFVLGELELVGSRYAHRDDLERAVRLVTAGAVRPVVGTVAPLERVNDVFDALEAGRVVGRAVLDVAGTGAVGSAPGA; encoded by the coding sequence ATGAGGGCGATGGCCGTCACCGCCTACGGCGAGCCGCTCACGCCGATCGACGTGCCGGAGCCGGAAGTGCCGAACGGTTACGCACTGCTCGAGGTGCTCGCGTGCGGGGTCTGCTTCAGCGACGTCAAGACCGCTCGCGGCCAGATGCCGTACAGCGCGGACCTGACCCTTCCCCACGTGCCGGGACACGAGGTCGCCGGCCGTGTGCTCGGCACCAATCCTCGAGGCCTGGTGCCCGAGGGCCGGCTCGTGACCGTCTTCCACTACTGGCCGTGCGGGCGCTGCGCCTCGTGCCGCCGAGGCGACGAGACCCTCTGCACGCGACTCGAGGCCTGGATGGGCTTCACCCACCCCGGGGGGTTCCAGGAGCGACTCGCGGTCCCCGTCGACCGGCTGATCGAGGTGCCCGAGCCGATCGATCCCGTGCGGGCCGCACCGATGTCATGCGCCCTCGGCACCGCCTACCGAGCCGTGGTCACCCGAGGCGGCGTCCGGGCGGGTGCGCGGGTCGCCGTGCTCGGGCTCGGAGGTGTCGGCATCCATGCGGCGCAGATCGCCGTCAGCGCCGGGGCGACCGTGGTCGGCTTCGACCTCCACGGGCCGACGCTGACGGCGGCGTCGGAGGTCGGGATCGACGCCCGCTCGAGCGCCGACGGCTCGGCGATCGAGGGTCTCCTCGACGCGACCGACGGCGAGGGCGTCGACGTGGTCCTCGACACCGTCGGTCACGAGCCCACGATCGCGCTCGCGATCCGGCTCGTCCGAGAGGGCGGCCGGATCGTCGGCGTCGGGTACTCCCCGACGACCGCGATCAGCGTGCCGACCCCGCGGTTCGTGCTGGGCGAGCTGGAGCTCGTGGGCTCTCGGTACGCGCACCGTGACGATCTCGAACGCGCGGTCCGCCTCGTGACCGCGGGCGCGGTTCGACCGGTCGTCGGGACGGTGGCACCCCTCGAACGCGTGAACGACGTCTTCGATGCGCTCGAGGCGGGTCGGGTGGTGGGCCGCGCGGTGCTCGACGTCGCCGGCACGGGGGCCGTCGGATCGGCTCCCGGAGCGTGA
- a CDS encoding GntR family transcriptional regulator, with protein sequence MGARAKTVLGRNTTAKVVAGMLRDQIQEGGLAPGTRLRQNEVAERFGVSTTPVREAFAQLQAEGLVRIDPHRGAVVFHPTAEDLLEYYEIREVLESLAVKHAIDRLTPAIAKDLNELIDRMRRTTDARRWLRLNDEFHLKLYECANRPHLSSLIDNLRDASTPYIYMFVASRKPSDQANGEHQEILDACIRGDAKAAQRAIRDHLRHASGELAEQLSARATDGAERDGAGAD encoded by the coding sequence ATGGGAGCGAGGGCGAAGACCGTGCTGGGGCGGAACACCACCGCCAAGGTGGTCGCGGGCATGCTCCGCGACCAGATCCAGGAAGGCGGTTTGGCCCCCGGCACCAGGCTGCGCCAGAACGAGGTGGCCGAACGGTTCGGGGTGAGCACCACCCCTGTGCGAGAGGCGTTCGCCCAGCTCCAGGCCGAGGGGCTCGTGCGGATCGATCCGCACCGCGGAGCGGTGGTCTTCCATCCGACGGCCGAGGATCTGTTGGAGTACTACGAGATCCGCGAGGTGCTCGAGTCGCTCGCGGTCAAGCATGCGATCGACCGTCTGACGCCGGCGATCGCCAAGGACCTGAACGAGCTGATCGACCGGATGCGGCGCACCACCGACGCCCGGCGGTGGCTGCGGCTGAACGACGAGTTCCACCTGAAGCTCTACGAGTGCGCCAATCGACCGCACCTCAGCTCCTTGATCGACAACCTGCGCGACGCCTCGACCCCGTACATCTACATGTTCGTGGCCAGCCGCAAGCCGTCGGATCAGGCCAACGGCGAGCACCAGGAGATCCTCGATGCCTGCATCCGTGGCGACGCGAAGGCGGCACAGCGAGCGATCCGCGACCATCTGCGGCACGCATCGGGTGAGCTGGCCGAGCAGCTGAGCGCCCGCGCGACCGACGGCGCCGAGCGCGACGGCGCCGGGGCCGACTGA